A genomic region of Candidatus Binataceae bacterium contains the following coding sequences:
- a CDS encoding VWA domain-containing protein, with the protein MEDKLVEFANLLRQNGVRVSLAETLDALAASGMTGLSDRDTFRGALRATMIKRASELPVFEELFDVYFSGLGEIIKQAGQGVQDALSMSDQEFQKFLDQVEEMLKQQGEKLSELARDLLQNRSGQLEKRLREAARAVRLQGVERTIEENYFARALARALGLDKLEQEIRELREQIQKLEYGSALKAQLEKYLDRRLKALEDIIRRYVRMEREKRDLKAREEQRLNQLSDKSFYYLSDEELDRMKEAVTRLAQRLKNVLAVRRKHAKKGRFDIKRTLRHNLEYGGVPFKLRFEKRRREKPQVVVLCDVSDSVRNASRFMLQFVYSLQDLYSRVRSFVFVSDIGEVTEHFRSNDIKEALDIALKGDVINVYAHSDFGRAFRNFVGDHIGAVNKRTTVIVLGDARNNYNLPHDWCLREIRQRARRIIWLNPESRNTWGFGDSEMERYAPHCDLVEECRNLNQLYRVVDHLVTR; encoded by the coding sequence ATGGAAGACAAGCTGGTCGAATTCGCCAATCTGCTGCGTCAAAACGGCGTCCGCGTCTCGCTCGCCGAAACTCTCGACGCGCTCGCCGCCTCGGGGATGACGGGGCTTTCGGACCGCGACACGTTTCGCGGAGCGCTGCGCGCCACGATGATCAAGCGGGCGAGCGAGCTGCCGGTGTTCGAAGAGCTCTTCGACGTTTACTTCTCGGGCCTCGGCGAGATCATCAAGCAGGCCGGGCAGGGCGTGCAGGACGCGCTCTCGATGTCCGACCAGGAATTTCAGAAGTTCCTCGATCAGGTCGAGGAAATGCTCAAGCAGCAGGGCGAAAAGCTCTCGGAGCTTGCGCGCGACCTGCTGCAGAACCGCTCGGGCCAGCTCGAAAAGCGTCTGCGCGAGGCGGCGCGCGCGGTGCGCCTGCAGGGCGTGGAGCGGACAATCGAGGAAAACTACTTCGCTCGGGCGCTCGCCCGCGCGCTCGGGCTGGACAAGCTCGAGCAGGAGATCCGCGAGCTGCGCGAGCAAATCCAAAAGCTCGAATACGGCTCGGCGCTGAAGGCCCAGCTCGAGAAATATCTCGACCGCCGCCTCAAGGCGCTCGAGGACATCATCCGGCGCTACGTGCGGATGGAGCGCGAGAAGCGCGACCTGAAGGCGCGCGAGGAACAGCGGTTAAATCAGCTCTCGGACAAGAGTTTCTACTACCTCAGCGACGAGGAGCTGGATCGCATGAAGGAGGCGGTGACGCGCCTTGCGCAGCGGCTCAAGAACGTGCTCGCCGTGCGCCGCAAGCACGCCAAGAAGGGCCGCTTCGACATCAAGCGCACGCTGCGCCACAACCTGGAATACGGCGGCGTGCCGTTCAAGCTGCGCTTCGAGAAGCGCCGGCGCGAGAAGCCGCAGGTGGTCGTCCTGTGCGACGTGTCGGACTCGGTGCGCAACGCCTCGCGCTTCATGCTGCAGTTCGTGTACTCGCTGCAGGACCTGTACTCGCGCGTGCGCAGCTTCGTCTTCGTCTCCGACATCGGCGAAGTCACCGAGCACTTCCGCTCCAACGACATCAAGGAAGCGCTCGACATCGCGCTCAAGGGCGACGTGATCAACGTCTATGCCCACTCGGATTTCGGCCGCGCCTTCCGCAATTTCGTCGGCGACCATATCGGCGCGGTCAACAAGCGCACCACGGTGATCGTGCTCGGCGACGCGCGCAACAATTACAATCTGCCGCACGACTGGTGCCTGCGCGAAATCCGCCAGCGCGCCCGCCGCATCATCTGGCTCAATCCGGAAAGCCGCAATACCTGGGGATTCGGCGATAGCGAGATGGAACGCTATGCGCCGCATTGCGATTTGGTAGAAGAGTGCCGCAATCTCAACCAGCTCTACCGCGTCGTGGACCATCTGGTCACACGCTAA
- a CDS encoding bifunctional nuclease family protein — protein sequence MAARREDFILMIVGGLTLDPSTKMPIVVLKDPDNKLNLPIWIGPLEAASMATELEGIRPQRPMTHDLLRNLLGDLGATVEAVEVTELRENTYFARILVRTREGRDMEVDSRPSDAIAVALRTKSPIYVAKKVLEMSSELHEQAAEPGNGSDQNLAGVSRDKWSEILERMSPDDFKYKM from the coding sequence ATGGCTGCGCGCAGAGAAGATTTTATCCTGATGATCGTCGGCGGTCTGACGCTTGACCCTAGTACCAAGATGCCGATCGTTGTGCTCAAGGACCCCGACAACAAGCTCAATCTGCCGATCTGGATCGGTCCGCTCGAAGCGGCCTCGATGGCGACCGAGCTCGAGGGCATCCGGCCGCAGCGCCCGATGACGCACGATCTGCTGCGCAACCTGCTCGGCGACCTCGGTGCGACGGTCGAGGCGGTCGAAGTCACCGAGCTGCGCGAAAACACCTACTTCGCGCGCATCCTGGTCCGCACGCGCGAGGGGCGCGACATGGAGGTCGATTCGAGGCCCTCCGACGCGATCGCGGTCGCGCTGCGCACTAAGTCGCCCATCTACGTCGCGAAGAAGGTGCTCGAGATGTCGAGCGAGCTCCACGAACAGGCGGCCGAGCCCGGCAACGGCAGCGACCAGAACCTGGCCGGGGTCTCACGCGACAAGTGGTCCGAGATTCTCGAGCGGATGTCGCCCGACGACTTCAAGTACAAAATGTAG
- a CDS encoding tetratricopeptide repeat protein, protein MATRPKISRKELKQPDEFQSIFETAALFFEVHRTEVFIGLAALLGVAALVCAIYFYQAGKTRAAAARFERAMSELEGGKYDAAENTLKGLAEDEPRRAVGRLSNLYLGIAYLAQKQPDKARDSFKRYLAADDSSIFRGAALDDLAVTYEDLGDFKQAEDAYRQAAKVEGPDQARAELGVARMLKRQGRRADAIAAYNDFLTQHPYAPERTIVMETLAELGAPPPPAASPAPAVTVKPLKPAGAP, encoded by the coding sequence TTGGCGACCCGGCCCAAGATAAGCCGCAAAGAGCTCAAGCAGCCCGACGAGTTTCAAAGTATTTTTGAAACCGCCGCGCTTTTCTTTGAAGTTCACCGGACCGAGGTGTTTATCGGCCTGGCCGCGCTGCTCGGCGTGGCGGCGCTGGTCTGCGCGATCTATTTTTACCAGGCGGGCAAGACCCGCGCGGCTGCGGCGCGCTTTGAGCGGGCGATGAGCGAGCTCGAGGGCGGCAAGTACGACGCCGCCGAGAACACGCTCAAGGGCCTTGCCGAGGACGAACCGCGCCGCGCGGTCGGCCGGCTCTCGAACCTTTATCTCGGGATCGCGTACCTCGCGCAAAAGCAGCCCGACAAGGCGCGCGACTCATTCAAGCGTTACCTGGCCGCTGACGACTCCTCGATCTTCCGCGGCGCAGCGCTCGACGATCTCGCGGTCACCTACGAAGATCTCGGCGACTTCAAGCAGGCGGAAGACGCCTACCGGCAGGCCGCGAAGGTCGAAGGTCCCGATCAGGCCAGGGCGGAACTCGGTGTCGCGCGGATGCTCAAGCGGCAGGGCAGACGTGCCGACGCGATCGCGGCCTACAATGATTTCCTGACGCAGCATCCGTATGCGCCCGAGCGAACGATCGTGATGGAGACGCTGGCCGAGCTCGGCGCGCCCCCGCCGCCGGCCGCATCGCCGGCGCCCGCGGTGACGGTCAAACCGCTCAAGCCCGCTGGCGCGCCGTAG
- a CDS encoding thioredoxin domain-containing protein, with protein sequence MSASSNSRFVLGLVMTGFAIAACAAIAAGLPTAAAARAASSGSAAPAAGQSAPDNMRLQIFLQRRFRLSSASEVDIGPPKPAPIAGMTARVVKMHNDAGQSGTFVLYMDATGKTAVLSDVDVGPATPGPLHGLWSRPLRPASQAPGAPAKSVLITDSPAKAILGTELDLTKDAWGRVSLQKLHLNDRATLGPDDAPVTIIEFGDLECPFCARAFSEIETVVNTKYKGKVRLIFKHFPLSIHPWAMQAAIAAECVRRQNPKAFFSFVGNIYRDQGAINPENLRDHVTAYVGQLGLDQQVLNACIMAPAAEAQVTQDRDDGDAVGVNSTPTFLINGIEMSGLPSDKTFDYVINSELKQRASK encoded by the coding sequence ATGAGCGCATCGTCAAATTCTCGATTCGTCCTCGGGCTCGTCATGACCGGATTCGCGATCGCCGCTTGCGCCGCGATTGCGGCCGGCCTCCCAACCGCCGCCGCCGCCCGCGCCGCCTCGTCCGGCAGCGCCGCTCCGGCCGCCGGCCAGAGCGCCCCCGACAACATGCGGCTTCAGATTTTCCTGCAGCGGCGCTTTCGCCTCTCGAGCGCCTCCGAGGTCGATATCGGACCGCCCAAGCCCGCGCCGATCGCCGGGATGACCGCCCGGGTCGTGAAGATGCATAACGACGCCGGCCAGTCCGGCACCTTCGTCCTCTACATGGATGCCACGGGCAAGACCGCCGTGCTCAGCGACGTCGACGTCGGCCCCGCGACGCCCGGCCCGCTGCACGGCCTTTGGAGCCGGCCATTGCGCCCGGCCAGCCAGGCGCCCGGCGCTCCGGCCAAATCGGTGCTGATCACCGACTCGCCCGCCAAGGCGATCCTCGGGACCGAACTCGACCTTACCAAGGACGCCTGGGGCCGCGTCAGCCTGCAGAAGCTCCATCTGAACGACCGCGCGACGCTCGGCCCCGACGACGCGCCGGTGACGATCATCGAATTCGGCGACCTCGAGTGTCCGTTCTGTGCGCGCGCGTTCAGCGAGATCGAAACCGTGGTCAATACCAAGTACAAGGGCAAGGTCCGGCTCATCTTCAAGCATTTCCCTTTGAGCATCCATCCGTGGGCGATGCAGGCCGCGATCGCCGCCGAATGCGTGCGCCGCCAGAATCCCAAGGCCTTCTTTTCCTTCGTCGGCAACATCTATCGCGACCAGGGCGCGATCAACCCGGAGAACCTGCGCGACCACGTAACGGCTTACGTCGGCCAGCTCGGGCTGGACCAGCAGGTGCTGAACGCATGCATCATGGCGCCGGCCGCCGAGGCCCAGGTCACGCAGGACCGCGACGACGGCGACGCGGTCGGCGTCAACTCGACACCGACCTTCCTGATCAACGGGATCGAGATGTCGGGACTGCCGTCGGACAAGACCTTCGACTACGTGATCAACTCCGAGCTGAAGCAGCGCGCGAGCAAGTAG